TTAAAGAACGTATTAATTTACGATTTAAAAGGCAACAAAGGAAATCAAAAAGTAATTACTGCAGAAAGGGGAAAAATAGTTACAGAAGAAGGAAGTAGATATATGACCTTTATTTTATACGATGGTAATTATTATGAAGAACACGTAAAATCTGCAAGGACGCTTGCAAAAAGGCAAAAAATGGCAGCCTCAAATGCTACTTTTAAAGAATATGAATTTAATATTGATATTGGTGATGCTCTAGACCAAGGAACCTTAGATACTATAGTTTCTTCTACAAGTGCAATGATGCTAACTTTACAACAAATTAAAGACACCATTCCTGAGTTAAAAAGAAGTTATGACGAAACCTTAGAGCTTCGTGCAAAAAATATTTACACAACTATACAGGCAAAAGAATTATATCAATATCCAGACTCTTTAAAAAAAGAAGATTTAGAACCAATTATCATCGATAATTTTGAAGTTCAAGAAAAAATTACAATCCTAAATGCAGCAATTACAAAAGCAAGTAGACTCAGTAATACCTTAAAAAATACCACAGTTCAAATAAAATATTCGCGCAAAGTACTTAACTTTTTCGATACAGAATATTACAACAGAATGGCATTTTCACTTTCTTGTATTATTTTGTTTTTTATTGGTGCTCCTTTAGGCTCTATCATTAGAAAAGGTGGTTTTGGTTTGCCCATGATTTTAGCAATTGCTGTGTATGTAATTTACTTTTTTGCAAATACTTTTGGTAAAAACTTGGCAGAAGAAAGTTCCATATCATCATTTTTAGGCTCTTGGATTTCTGCAATTATCATGGTTCCTGTCGCAATTTTATTAACAAGAAGAGCCACAAAAGATAAAGGAATATTTAACATAGATTCCTTTTTACAACCTATTACAAAATTTTTTAAAAAAATATTCTCCAAAAAAACGGAAAAAATATGACCACGCAAACACTTCATAAAAGTACACAATTAAACACCATAGAAGATGCTATTAACGACATTAGAAATGGCAAAGTTATTATTGTTGTTGATGATGAAAACCGTGAAAATGAAGGTGACTTTTTAGCAGCCGCAGAAAAAGCAACGCCAGAAATGATTAATTTTATGGCAACTCATGGTAGAGGATTAATTTGTGCGCCTTTAACAGAAAAACGTTGTAAAGAATTGGAGTTAGGAATGATGGTTAGCAACAACACAGACCCAATGGAAACTGCTTTTACGGTTTCTATAGATTTACGTGGAAAAGGTGTTACTACAGGAATTTCTGCATCAGACAGAGCTTTAACAATACAAGCTTTAATTCAAGAAGATACAAAACCTTTCGATTTGGCAAGACCAGGACATATTTTTCCTTTAAAAGCTAAAGAAGGTGGTGTTTTAAGAAGAACAGGACACACAGAAGCTGCCATAGATTTTGCAAGATTAGCGGGTTTACAACCAGCTGGAGTTATTGTAGAAATTATGAATGAGGATGGAACTATGGCACGTTTACCACAACTTTTAAAAGTGGCTAAAAAGTTTGATATTAAAATTGTTTCTATTGAAGATTTGGTGGCTTATAGAATGGAACACGATTCTTTAATCGATAAAAAAGAAGATTTTGAAATTGATACCCGTTTTGGAAAATTTAGACTAAGAGCATATCAACAAACCACAAACGATCAAGTTCATATTGCCTTAACCAAAGGAACTTGGACTAATGAAGAAGGTGTTTTAACAAGAATAAACTCAACATTAGTAAATAATGATATTCTAGGAACGTTAACCAACAATCCTGATAAAAAACTAGATAAAATGTTTAAGGTTGTGAATGACGAAGGAAAAGGTGCCATTTTATTTATCAATCAAAAAAATGAATCTAAAAACTTATTGAGTAGATTGAACATTTTAAAAGAAAATCAGAAAAAAGGAGAAACAAAAGCGCCTGCAATTGGTATGGATCAAAGAGATTTTGGAATTGGTGCGCAAATTCTACACGATCTAAACATCAGCAAATTAAAATTGGTAACAAATACACAACAAACAAAACGTGTTGGTATGATTGGTTATGGATTAGAAATTGTGGATTATGTTCAGTATTGATTCAAGGTTTAATATTCAAGATTCAAACACAGATTTAGTGAAAATTCTTGTGAAATAAAGTTGACACGAATTTCACGGATTTTCACTGATAATTAACGTTAGAATTTCTTGTTTTTTCTTTGCGGACTTTGCGTTTAGTTTTAGACATGAATTACACAAATTTCACTAAAACTCTTGCTCAATAAAGTTGACACGGATTTCACGGATTTTCACTGATGATTGAGGTTAAAATTTTCTTGATTTTTTCTTTGCTTTCTTTGCGAAAAAACTTGGCGGACTTTGCGTTTAATTTTTGACACAGAGAAACGCAGAGATTTGCACAGAGAATCACAGAGATTATAGTTTTACTCGGATTTTACAGTTTTAATAAAACAAATTAACGCAAAATTTTCCCCTTTTGAGGAATTAAAGGGGCATTCCTGTTTCTATTTCAACTGGCTTTTTATGCTGTTGAAACAACCTTGCTGTTAAATCACCTTTTAAAATAATTTCATCACCATTTACTTCTAGCCAACTTCCTTCACGCAAACCTAAAACATCCATAGTATTAAAAACATGAAACTCTTTTATTCGGGTTTCTCTGGTTTCACCTTTGTGTTTTGATCCTACAATTGGGTCTAAATAATGGGCATTGATGTTAAATGGAATACAACCCAAAGTTGTAAAACTTGGCGGATATACAATGGGCATATCATTGGTATTCATCATATTAATACCACAAATATTACTACCTGCACTTGTACCTAAATATGGTGTTCCGTTTTCTAAAACGTTTTTTAAGGTTAATAAAACATCGTTTTTATAGAGTTGATTTACCAACTCAAATGTATTTCCACCACCAGTAAAAATAGCCTCAGCTTTTAAAATGGCTTCTTTTGGGTTTTCAAATTCATGAATGCCAACAACATCAATCTTAATTTTAGCAAAAGCATTTTTGGCAATTTTAGTGTACTCAGTATAAGTAATTCCACTAGGTCTTGCATAAGGAATAAACAAAATGGTTTTTACATTCACAAAAAAAGATTGTAATGTTGGTAATAAATATTCTAAATATCCACTTCCGTAAATTGTTGAAGTACTTGCTACTAACAGTTTTTTCATTTTGCAAAGTTACTATTTATGAATTCATTTAAAAGTAGTATTTTTGTAAAAATAATTGAGTTTTTAATCCTTAATTAAACAAAAAATTCAATTTTAAACAAAAATTATGAAAACAAAAATTTTAATTGCAACTGTACTAATTTCTTTTTTATATTCTTGTAGCGTAAATAACTCCTCAGATGTTGTTGTTCCTGCTCCAGATTTAGTGGGAACTTGGAATTTAACAAGTGTTACTATGGATAATGCTGTTTTGAGTGTAACAAGTCCTGTAATTACAACTTTAACAGGTGAAGGATTTGGTAAAAATTTAAATGCAAGCATGACTTTTACTGAAAACCCAAATAATGTAGTAATTGATGGCAACTTTGTGTTTCAATTAACCTACAAAGATGCTAATAGCCAAGAATCTACTGAAGATCTTCTTTTAGACAATCTATTTTTTAACGATACTTTTGGTTTTTTATCTAGTTCTTGGACTTTGAACGATAATATTTTAACCTTAAATGAAGGTGGAGAACAATTAAATATTAACGTAATATCTTACATTGGTAATGTAATTACAATTGAAACAGACGTAAATAAAGCAATTACTGTAGATAATGTAACATCTACTGTTACAGGAAAAGCGCTGTTAACAATAGAGAAACAGTAAAACATCTAGAAATTATTCTTAAAAGCATCATAAATTTTATGATGCTTTTTTCGTTTAACAAAAGTTTACAATTGTATTAGTATATTTTTAAGAAGTAGTTCTCCTTTCTTTGTAAGTATGAGAAATCAACCACTACTCTACTTACTACTTTTTTGTACATTTAGTTATGCACAAAAATCAAATCAAATAACTACAGGACAAGTTTTTTTTGACAAAGAACCTGTTGCTGATGTTCATATTGTAAATAAAAAATCCAATAATGGAACTATTTCTAATGATTTTGGTTTGTATGAAATTTCTGTTTCAATTGGCGATGTTTTAGAATTTTCTCATCTGAATTTTATGACGGAAAATATTGTAGTTACCAAAGAAATTTTAGCACAAGAAATTTATAAAATTACTCTAAAATTAAAAACGTACGAATTAGAAGAAATTATTATCGAAAAACAAAAGGGAATTTTTTATGTAGATCCAGAAATAATGACTGGTCCAATTGTAAACGCTCAAACCTTAAATTTACCTTATGCCAAATCAAAAGCAAAAAAAGATGACAATATTGTAAAAATGAGTTCTGGAGCTGTTGTTAGTTTGGATAATTTAATTGGTGCTTTAAATGGGGATAACAGACGTAAAAAAATACTTAAAAAAATTAGTACTGAAGATAAAGTAATATCCAAAATAAGAAAATATTACACAGATGATTTTTTTATTACTGACTTAAAAATTAAGCAAGAAAACATCAATCCTTTTTTAAATTATTGTTTTAAAAAGAATATTATTACATATTATAATGAAAAAGACTTGTTGAAATTAACATCAATTTTAATGACAGAAAGTAAAAGTTTTCCTCAAGACAAAACCGAAATCACATGGCTTCAAAAAAATTAATGATTTTAACATAAGTTTAAAAGCTGTTTTACAAAATCTTATAGAAAAAAAAGCGAAATTTGTTAGAACTAACTTAGGCTATGATCAAAAAACTACTATTTTTTATATTTCTTTTTTCGATATCAATCCATGTTTTTTCTCAAGAAAAAAGACAATTAATTCGAGGAAAAGTACAAGATTCTATTGGTATTGTTAAAAATGCGAACATCATCAACCTAAAAACAAAACAAGGTACTTTTTCTAGTGATGAGGGTTTCTATAGAATATTTGTTTCTAAAGGCGATACTTTAAGTTTTTCTTCTGTGCAACATTTGCCAAAAAAAATAGTTATAACAGAAAAGATTTTAGAACAAAATGGCACCAATGTTTTGCTAAAATCAAACATTTATGAGTTAGATGAGTTCGATTTAAAAAGACATAATTTAATGGGCAGACTGGGTATAGATTCTAAAGATGTGCCTAGAGATGTGCAAGATTCTTTATTAAGAAACGTTATGGATTTTTCGAATGTTAATTTTGCTGAAAAGGATTTTTCAATTGATGAAATTGAAAAAGTAAGACCACCAATTGTAAACACAATGGCTGGCTCCATACCTATGGCTGGTGCAGGTGCAACTGCTGTAATTCCTTTTCAAGGTTCAGCTAAATTATGGGCTTTAAGAAAAAAATTGGCACAAAAAAAAGCGTTTCCTTATAAAATATTATCTGAATTAGGAGAAAAATTTTTCTTTGATGATTTAAAAATTCCTGTAGATAGATATTTTCACTTTTTAGAATATTGCAATCCTTTAGGAATTGAAAATTTACATAAAGAAGGACGACAATTAGAAGTCATTAAAATTTTAAGAGCAGAAAGCGAACCTTATTTGAAGCTTATAGAAGAGTGAAAAAAATAACTTTCCTTTTTTTTATAATCACAATTAGTTCTTTTAGCCAAAAAACAAAACCAATTTACGGCACAGTTGTAGATTCTTTAGGTGTTGTAAATGATGCCAATATTTATAATAAAAACTCCAAAATTGGTACAAATTCTACGCAAAAAGGCGATTTTA
The DNA window shown above is from Polaribacter sp. Hel_I_88 and carries:
- a CDS encoding LptF/LptG family permease, whose translation is MKILDKYILKSFLVPFVATFLIVLFVLVMQTLWQAFENIAGKGISVIFILKFLYYTTLMIIPQALPIGVLLSSIMALGNLGENYEFAAAKSAGISLQRLVRPIAFLAIALSGINFLFLNNIFPYANLKQKNLYLNIKKKKPAMALVAGSFNADIPGFQIKFDEKYGEDENLLKNVLIYDLKGNKGNQKVITAERGKIVTEEGSRYMTFILYDGNYYEEHVKSARTLAKRQKMAASNATFKEYEFNIDIGDALDQGTLDTIVSSTSAMMLTLQQIKDTIPELKRSYDETLELRAKNIYTTIQAKELYQYPDSLKKEDLEPIIIDNFEVQEKITILNAAITKASRLSNTLKNTTVQIKYSRKVLNFFDTEYYNRMAFSLSCIILFFIGAPLGSIIRKGGFGLPMILAIAVYVIYFFANTFGKNLAEESSISSFLGSWISAIIMVPVAILLTRRATKDKGIFNIDSFLQPITKFFKKIFSKKTEKI
- the ribB gene encoding 3,4-dihydroxy-2-butanone-4-phosphate synthase; translated protein: MTTQTLHKSTQLNTIEDAINDIRNGKVIIVVDDENRENEGDFLAAAEKATPEMINFMATHGRGLICAPLTEKRCKELELGMMVSNNTDPMETAFTVSIDLRGKGVTTGISASDRALTIQALIQEDTKPFDLARPGHIFPLKAKEGGVLRRTGHTEAAIDFARLAGLQPAGVIVEIMNEDGTMARLPQLLKVAKKFDIKIVSIEDLVAYRMEHDSLIDKKEDFEIDTRFGKFRLRAYQQTTNDQVHIALTKGTWTNEEGVLTRINSTLVNNDILGTLTNNPDKKLDKMFKVVNDEGKGAILFINQKNESKNLLSRLNILKENQKKGETKAPAIGMDQRDFGIGAQILHDLNISKLKLVTNTQQTKRVGMIGYGLEIVDYVQY
- the pepE gene encoding dipeptidase PepE, producing MKKLLVASTSTIYGSGYLEYLLPTLQSFFVNVKTILFIPYARPSGITYTEYTKIAKNAFAKIKIDVVGIHEFENPKEAILKAEAIFTGGGNTFELVNQLYKNDVLLTLKNVLENGTPYLGTSAGSNICGINMMNTNDMPIVYPPSFTTLGCIPFNINAHYLDPIVGSKHKGETRETRIKEFHVFNTMDVLGLREGSWLEVNGDEIILKGDLTARLFQQHKKPVEIETGMPL
- a CDS encoding lipocalin family protein, which produces MKTKILIATVLISFLYSCSVNNSSDVVVPAPDLVGTWNLTSVTMDNAVLSVTSPVITTLTGEGFGKNLNASMTFTENPNNVVIDGNFVFQLTYKDANSQESTEDLLLDNLFFNDTFGFLSSSWTLNDNILTLNEGGEQLNINVISYIGNVITIETDVNKAITVDNVTSTVTGKALLTIEKQ